From Saccharothrix espanaensis DSM 44229, the proteins below share one genomic window:
- a CDS encoding IniB N-terminal domain-containing protein, with the protein MGTSPTTLHDFVLDLLGNPARLADFQADAEGALADAGLSDISALDVQEVLPLVLDYVPAGSLPALDGAVLNDLPLDAVDATGAIGQLQAVAQQLSLSGVSGTSDVNLAAAGALSADANGLEVFGGLSGWGLADVVGSVDASVAGDFSAVGDVTHTLDGTLPTATGPVHDLAGTATGSLDVAHAGGVTGALPGTDGLTSPVFGAVDTLTGVVDGVTGGLAGNLTGSLAPNHLTGALDVDGLAGLPQRELGPETVVDTVEDTAGHLSNATGVSGITDQVGAIDVPLLGAGLNDLPLVGGGDISDALF; encoded by the coding sequence ATGGGCACCAGCCCCACCACGCTGCACGACTTCGTCCTCGACCTGCTGGGCAACCCCGCCCGGCTGGCCGACTTCCAGGCCGACGCCGAGGGTGCCTTGGCCGACGCGGGCCTGAGCGACATCAGCGCTCTGGACGTGCAGGAGGTCCTGCCGCTGGTCCTCGACTACGTGCCCGCCGGGAGCCTGCCCGCTCTCGACGGCGCGGTGCTCAACGACCTCCCGCTGGACGCGGTGGACGCCACCGGCGCCATCGGCCAGCTACAGGCCGTGGCCCAGCAGCTGTCCCTCTCGGGCGTGTCCGGCACGTCCGACGTGAACCTGGCGGCGGCGGGCGCGCTGAGCGCCGACGCCAACGGCCTGGAGGTCTTCGGCGGCCTCTCCGGCTGGGGCCTGGCGGACGTCGTCGGCTCCGTCGACGCGTCCGTGGCGGGTGACTTCTCCGCGGTCGGCGACGTGACGCACACCCTGGACGGCACGTTGCCCACCGCCACCGGCCCGGTCCACGACCTGGCCGGCACGGCGACCGGTTCCCTGGACGTCGCCCACGCGGGCGGGGTCACCGGCGCGCTGCCGGGCACGGACGGCCTGACCAGCCCCGTGTTCGGCGCGGTCGACACGCTCACCGGCGTGGTCGACGGCGTGACCGGTGGCCTCGCCGGCAACCTGACCGGCTCGCTGGCCCCGAACCACCTGACCGGCGCGCTCGACGTGGACGGCCTGGCCGGGCTGCCCCAGCGCGAGCTGGGCCCGGAGACCGTGGTCGACACCGTCGAGGACACGGCGGGCCACCTGTCGAACGCCACCGGCGTGAGCGGGATCACCGACCAGGTCGGTGCGATCGACGTCCCGCTGCTGGGCGCGGGCCTCAACGACCTGCCGCTCGTCGGTGGTGGCGACATCAGCGACGCGCTGTTCTAG
- a CDS encoding Hsp70 family protein, which translates to MPYVLGVDVGTTRTAAAVCRLGGAGRAEPELVGLGGPGGGVATSLQLTADGAFAVGEPGDPRWTATGFARRVGDEVPVALGSELYPAEELTALLVRWVADRVADGEGEAASRIVLAHPAGWGPHAKNLVHRALRSVGLPDVTLLAEPLAAAACFGRGPVGVFSLGSHAFGAAVVRPPFDLVSWAEGVDQAAGADFDDLVFQHVRGTLGRAFTELDPDDPRTRGLHARLRRDCEAAKRVLSGTFETAIPVHLPSGAVEVPLTRARFEELVRPDVEHAVAVFERVVRGTPLEVTALVGGSARIPLISSLLPGRVVFEAAPETAVAKGAALAGRHLLLGPDDPEPIETSVLVRDDDPLLRFPVGEFSPASDEEFSAPPPRPPIDITPLDLPERRSVKRAVRGLAATGRSRDRDRAEDGR; encoded by the coding sequence TTGCCGTACGTCCTCGGGGTCGACGTGGGCACCACCCGCACCGCCGCCGCCGTCTGCCGGCTCGGCGGGGCCGGCCGCGCCGAGCCCGAACTCGTCGGGCTCGGCGGCCCCGGTGGCGGGGTCGCGACGTCCTTGCAGCTCACCGCCGACGGCGCGTTCGCCGTGGGTGAGCCGGGTGACCCGCGCTGGACGGCCACCGGCTTCGCCCGCCGGGTCGGCGACGAGGTGCCCGTCGCGCTCGGGTCCGAGCTGTACCCGGCGGAGGAGCTGACCGCGCTGCTGGTGAGGTGGGTGGCCGACCGGGTCGCCGACGGTGAAGGTGAAGCCGCTTCACGAATCGTGCTGGCGCACCCGGCGGGCTGGGGACCGCACGCCAAGAACCTCGTCCACCGCGCTCTGCGTTCGGTCGGCCTGCCCGACGTCACCCTGCTGGCCGAACCGCTGGCCGCCGCCGCCTGCTTCGGGCGCGGCCCGGTCGGCGTGTTCAGCCTGGGCAGCCACGCGTTCGGCGCGGCCGTCGTGCGGCCGCCGTTCGACCTGGTGTCCTGGGCCGAGGGCGTGGACCAGGCGGCCGGCGCGGACTTCGACGACCTGGTCTTCCAGCACGTCCGCGGCACCCTCGGGCGCGCGTTCACCGAACTCGACCCGGACGACCCGCGCACGCGTGGCCTGCACGCCCGGCTGCGCCGGGACTGCGAGGCCGCCAAGCGGGTGCTGTCCGGGACGTTCGAGACGGCCATCCCGGTGCACCTGCCCTCCGGCGCGGTCGAGGTGCCGCTGACCCGGGCCCGGTTCGAGGAACTGGTCCGGCCGGACGTCGAGCACGCCGTGGCGGTGTTCGAACGGGTCGTGCGCGGCACGCCGCTGGAGGTCACCGCGCTGGTCGGCGGCAGCGCGCGGATCCCGCTCATCTCGTCGCTGCTGCCCGGCCGGGTGGTGTTCGAGGCCGCGCCGGAGACGGCGGTCGCGAAGGGCGCGGCGCTGGCCGGGCGGCACCTGCTGCTCGGGCCGGACGACCCCGAGCCCATCGAGACCTCCGTGCTGGTGCGCGACGACGACCCGCTGCTGCGCTTCCCGGTCGGCGAGTTCTCCCCCGCGTCCGACGAGGAGTTCAGCGCGCCCCCGCCCCGCCCGCCGATCGACATCACGCCGCTGGACCTGCCCGAACGGCGCTCCGTGAAGCGCGCCGTGCGCGGGCTGGCGGCAACCGGGCGGTCCCGTGACCGCGACCGAGCCGAGGACGGCCGTTGA
- a CDS encoding helix-turn-helix transcriptional regulator: protein MTSERPLLSDPTRQVLAEIAAAPDAVLRLGVLAPGGYGKTTVLREVERAYRDAADVTIVDDAHLLGDADLRSLRAAVERADATIVVAYRPWPRSRALAALAEALGRVRAPLMPAPFTREQVRAALPAAGRALADFVHQQTGGVPRFVMRLAGLTSTDVPADVIASFRADLDWLEPDVQKFLLAAEAGAGLRLDLLAALLDKDSDAVGEVIEAGRATGLLASDGSLLPVARTAVAALSRTDRRIAVRQRLAELQLRSGGPVLDLVRPLLGTGVGGPAVAEAFQAAAREALPTDPALSARLLAAVGTPDAEVAVRQAAASAMSGDLDAALRLADRVITAGDQEHRGAAAEVAAIALAHRGQLARSTELHRWSPTATSAAFAVVGQVGTGRVPTGPLPVAPPTMLDGGASLMAHGVLESIGDAPTTALSTLVRAVGLLEPAGRAVLLPDTPAALAGLVALHAGELAVAESVLDRALATSLGGTLMTVRHRLLRAWTAMARGNLVQARETLIALRKSGRPLEPRDWIFAVALEVGVARRTSDLAALKRTWEQACEAVLRHPVDLYTFLPLGEFAAAAARLRDQHRLAPHLVAARTLLRQLGDPPLWAGPLHWSLLHAAIIAEETSAAEEHAAALAAAAHRGRYSALVSAAAECWLDVVAGKVDADQVEGAARGLHAAGQWWDAARLAGQAAIRTSDRQAMVRLLDCARLLQGRPTGTARKPAEPAAEPADAGKLSDREREVAELVVGGLTYKQVGDRLFISAKTVEHHVARIRQRLGCTSRAELLDQLRQIIG, encoded by the coding sequence ATGACTTCCGAACGCCCTCTGCTGTCCGACCCGACCCGCCAGGTGCTGGCGGAGATCGCCGCCGCGCCCGACGCCGTGCTCCGGCTGGGCGTGCTCGCGCCCGGCGGGTACGGCAAGACCACCGTGCTGCGGGAGGTCGAGCGGGCCTACCGGGACGCCGCCGACGTCACGATCGTCGACGACGCCCACCTGCTCGGCGACGCGGACCTGCGGTCGCTGCGCGCGGCCGTCGAACGGGCCGACGCCACGATCGTCGTCGCCTACCGGCCGTGGCCCCGGTCGCGGGCGTTGGCGGCGCTGGCCGAAGCGCTCGGCCGGGTGCGCGCGCCGCTGATGCCCGCGCCGTTCACCCGCGAGCAGGTGCGGGCCGCGCTGCCCGCCGCCGGGCGCGCGCTGGCCGACTTCGTGCACCAGCAGACCGGCGGCGTGCCCCGGTTCGTGATGCGGCTGGCCGGGCTCACCTCGACCGACGTGCCGGCCGACGTGATCGCGTCGTTCCGGGCCGACCTGGACTGGCTGGAACCGGACGTGCAGAAGTTCCTGCTCGCCGCCGAGGCCGGCGCGGGGCTCCGGCTCGACCTGCTGGCAGCGTTGCTGGACAAGGACTCCGACGCGGTCGGCGAGGTGATCGAGGCGGGCCGGGCCACCGGGCTGCTCGCCTCGGACGGCAGCCTGCTGCCGGTCGCGCGGACCGCCGTGGCCGCGCTGAGCCGCACCGACCGGCGGATCGCCGTGCGGCAGCGGCTCGCGGAGCTGCAACTGCGCTCCGGCGGACCGGTGCTCGACCTGGTGCGGCCGCTGCTGGGCACGGGCGTCGGCGGACCCGCCGTGGCCGAGGCCTTCCAAGCCGCCGCACGGGAAGCGCTGCCCACCGACCCGGCGCTGTCCGCCCGGCTGCTGGCCGCCGTCGGCACGCCGGACGCCGAGGTGGCGGTCCGGCAGGCCGCCGCGTCGGCGATGTCCGGCGACCTGGACGCCGCGCTGCGGCTGGCCGACCGGGTCATCACGGCCGGTGACCAGGAGCACCGGGGCGCGGCCGCCGAGGTCGCCGCGATCGCGCTGGCACACCGGGGCCAGCTCGCCCGCAGCACCGAACTGCACCGCTGGTCGCCCACCGCCACGTCCGCGGCGTTCGCGGTGGTCGGCCAGGTCGGCACCGGGCGGGTGCCGACCGGACCGCTGCCGGTCGCGCCGCCCACCATGCTCGACGGCGGCGCGTCGCTGATGGCGCACGGCGTGCTGGAGTCCATCGGGGACGCGCCGACCACCGCGCTGTCCACCCTGGTCCGCGCCGTCGGCCTGCTGGAACCCGCCGGGCGCGCGGTGCTGCTGCCGGACACGCCCGCCGCGCTCGCCGGGCTGGTCGCGCTGCACGCCGGCGAGCTCGCGGTGGCCGAGTCGGTGCTGGACCGGGCCCTGGCCACGTCGTTGGGCGGCACGTTGATGACCGTCCGGCACCGGCTGCTGCGGGCGTGGACCGCGATGGCCCGCGGGAACCTCGTGCAGGCCAGGGAAACCCTGATCGCACTGCGCAAGTCGGGCCGGCCGCTGGAGCCCCGGGACTGGATCTTCGCGGTGGCGCTGGAGGTCGGCGTGGCCCGGCGCACCAGCGACCTGGCCGCGTTGAAGCGGACCTGGGAACAGGCGTGCGAGGCCGTGCTGCGACACCCGGTGGACCTCTACACGTTCCTGCCGCTGGGCGAGTTCGCCGCGGCCGCCGCCCGGCTGCGCGACCAGCACCGGCTCGCGCCGCACCTGGTCGCGGCCCGGACCCTGTTGCGGCAGTTGGGAGATCCACCGCTGTGGGCCGGGCCGCTGCACTGGAGCCTGCTGCACGCGGCGATCATCGCCGAGGAGACGTCGGCCGCCGAGGAGCACGCGGCGGCGCTGGCCGCCGCCGCGCACCGCGGCCGGTACAGCGCGCTGGTGTCGGCCGCGGCGGAGTGCTGGCTGGACGTGGTGGCGGGCAAGGTCGACGCGGACCAGGTGGAGGGCGCCGCCCGCGGCCTGCACGCCGCCGGGCAGTGGTGGGACGCGGCCCGGCTCGCGGGCCAGGCGGCGATAAGGACCTCCGACCGGCAGGCCATGGTGCGCCTGCTGGACTGCGCGCGCCTGTTGCAGGGCCGCCCGACCGGCACCGCGCGCAAACCCGCCGAGCCCGCCGCCGAACCCGCCGACGCCGGCAAGCTCAGCGACCGCGAGCGCGAGGTGGCCGAACTCGTGGTCGGCGGGCTGACCTACAAGCAGGTCGGCGACCGGCTGTTCATCTCGGCCAAGACCGTGGAGCACCACGTGGCCCGGATCCGCCAACGCCTGGGCTGCACGAGCCGCGCGGAACTGCTCGACCAACTCCGCCAGATCATCGGCTGA
- a CDS encoding TetR/AcrR family transcriptional regulator yields the protein MRAKSVTEQARRAQIVGAAVEVLAEVGYAAMSFKLIAARAGLSSTGLISYHFRSRQELVDEVSADVLRRFAEFVLGFLDRSDTATGELRAFLRANLRFMRDHRTLMVALTQVRPHASGPGPEDDLRGMADLLRAGQAAGEFRAFDADTVAIFVLALRNGVLARSAEDPGLDLDLCERELWTVVELAVVG from the coding sequence ATGCGAGCAAAGTCGGTCACGGAGCAGGCGCGGCGGGCCCAGATCGTGGGCGCGGCGGTCGAGGTCCTGGCCGAGGTGGGGTACGCGGCGATGTCGTTCAAGCTGATCGCCGCGCGGGCCGGGCTGAGCAGCACCGGCCTGATCTCCTACCACTTCCGGAGCAGGCAGGAGCTGGTCGACGAGGTGTCCGCCGACGTGCTGCGGCGGTTCGCCGAGTTCGTCCTGGGGTTCCTCGACCGTTCCGACACGGCCACCGGCGAGCTGCGCGCGTTCCTGCGGGCCAACCTGCGGTTCATGCGCGATCACCGGACGCTGATGGTCGCGTTGACGCAGGTCCGGCCGCACGCCTCCGGGCCGGGACCGGAGGACGACCTGCGCGGGATGGCCGACCTGCTGCGGGCGGGCCAGGCGGCGGGCGAGTTCCGGGCGTTCGACGCGGACACCGTGGCGATCTTCGTCCTGGCGCTGCGCAACGGGGTCCTGGCGCGCTCCGCCGAGGACCCGGGGCTCGACCTGGACCTGTGCGAACGGGAGTTGTGGACGGTGGTGGAGCTCGCCGTCGTCGGGTGA
- a CDS encoding carboxylesterase/lipase family protein yields MDNEVVRIDTGAVRGVVNGDHVLYQGIAYAAPPRGELRWAAPRRPAPWSGVLDATRPGSPCPQVGSSYSEVKVSEEECLFLNVTTPAARPPTRREPGGRVSGRPVMVWLHGDGAIGAGHYFDAARLAVRGDVVVVTINYRLGVFGGFGLPGLAGSGTFGLQDQRAALEWVRRNAAAFGGDPGNVTLFGVSYGATSVAAHLVAPESEGLFHRAIMHSAFTLIDLPAEAWYPGLDALPWLAWRHRSEIEALGQGVAAELGCADVACLRALPAAKILEHPHVMNLFQSFGYDTPPPELLAQGKFARVPVLSGATKDEHRNLVDIFRGEVAAEDYPRLLAAAFGDRADEVAAEYPLGDYATPALAWAQVLTDRMWARGTYRQHQLLSAHTTAYAFEFADPGATGQGATHSSDIPYLFPAAGEHRPLGEQMIRYWTAFARTGDPNTAGLPAWPTFGEGHVQSLAPDRIGPVDYAAEHRLPFWDRVTGRP; encoded by the coding sequence GTGGACAACGAAGTGGTGCGGATCGACACGGGGGCCGTGCGCGGGGTCGTGAACGGCGATCACGTGCTGTACCAGGGGATTGCCTACGCAGCTCCGCCGAGGGGTGAGCTGCGCTGGGCGGCCCCGCGACGGCCCGCGCCGTGGAGCGGCGTGCTGGACGCCACCCGGCCGGGCAGCCCGTGCCCGCAGGTCGGGTCGTCCTACTCCGAGGTGAAGGTGTCCGAGGAGGAGTGCCTGTTCCTCAACGTGACCACGCCCGCCGCGCGCCCGCCCACCCGGCGCGAGCCCGGCGGGCGGGTGTCCGGCCGGCCGGTCATGGTGTGGCTGCACGGCGACGGCGCGATCGGCGCGGGCCACTACTTCGACGCCGCGCGGCTGGCCGTGCGGGGCGACGTCGTCGTCGTGACGATCAACTACCGGCTCGGCGTGTTCGGCGGCTTCGGCCTGCCGGGCCTGGCGGGCTCCGGCACGTTCGGCCTCCAGGACCAGCGGGCCGCGCTGGAGTGGGTGCGGCGCAACGCGGCGGCGTTCGGCGGCGACCCCGGCAACGTCACGCTGTTCGGCGTCTCGTACGGGGCCACCTCGGTCGCCGCGCACCTCGTCGCGCCCGAGTCCGAGGGCCTGTTCCACCGGGCGATCATGCACAGCGCGTTCACGCTGATCGACCTGCCCGCCGAGGCCTGGTACCCGGGTCTGGACGCGCTGCCGTGGCTGGCGTGGCGGCACCGCTCGGAGATCGAGGCGCTCGGGCAGGGCGTCGCCGCCGAACTGGGCTGCGCCGACGTGGCCTGCCTGCGCGCGCTACCGGCGGCGAAGATCCTGGAGCACCCGCACGTGATGAACCTGTTCCAGTCGTTCGGGTACGACACCCCGCCGCCGGAGCTGTTGGCACAGGGGAAGTTCGCGCGTGTGCCGGTGCTGTCGGGGGCCACGAAGGACGAGCACCGCAACCTCGTGGACATCTTCCGGGGCGAGGTGGCCGCCGAGGACTACCCGCGCCTGCTGGCAGCGGCGTTCGGCGACCGCGCGGACGAGGTGGCCGCCGAGTACCCCTTGGGCGACTACGCCACACCGGCCCTGGCGTGGGCGCAGGTGCTCACCGACCGGATGTGGGCGCGGGGGACCTACCGGCAGCACCAGCTCCTCTCCGCGCACACCACGGCGTACGCGTTCGAGTTCGCCGACCCCGGCGCGACCGGGCAGGGGGCCACGCACAGCTCCGACATCCCCTACCTGTTCCCGGCGGCGGGGGAGCACCGGCCGCTCGGCGAGCAGATGATCCGGTACTGGACGGCGTTCGCCCGGACCGGCGACCCGAACACCGCCGGGCTGCCGGCGTGGCCCACCTTCGGCGAGGGGCACGTCCAGTCGCTGGCACCGGACCGCATCGGCCCCGTCGACTACGCCGCCGAGCACCGGCTCCCGTTCTGGGACCGGGTCACTGGACGTCCTTAG
- a CDS encoding DUF2165 domain-containing protein, with amino-acid sequence MGSPQAVVAVLTAITGVYMGLVVFGNVTDYETNRAFVQHVFAMDTTFQSPNTMYRAITDPTLVTIAYVLIIAWEAVTAAVLLTALVAWLRGRPAARPLSTVGWVMQVLLFGGGFIVVGGEWFLMWQSKDWNGLSAAFQNFVIASVGLILLRLSTKDVQ; translated from the coding sequence GTGGGGAGCCCGCAGGCCGTGGTCGCGGTGCTCACCGCGATCACGGGCGTCTACATGGGGCTCGTGGTGTTCGGGAACGTCACCGACTACGAGACCAACCGCGCGTTCGTGCAGCACGTGTTCGCGATGGACACGACGTTCCAGTCGCCCAACACGATGTACCGCGCCATCACCGACCCGACCCTCGTGACCATCGCGTACGTCCTGATCATCGCCTGGGAGGCGGTGACCGCCGCCGTGCTGCTGACCGCGCTGGTGGCGTGGCTGCGCGGCCGGCCGGCGGCCCGCCCGCTGTCGACGGTCGGGTGGGTCATGCAGGTGCTGCTGTTCGGCGGCGGGTTCATCGTGGTGGGCGGCGAGTGGTTCCTGATGTGGCAGTCGAAGGACTGGAACGGGCTGTCCGCCGCGTTCCAGAACTTCGTGATCGCCTCGGTGGGGCTGATCCTGCTCCGACTGTCCACTAAGGACGTCCAGTGA